Below is a genomic region from Terriglobales bacterium.
CGAGTACGTCCTCAACGCCGGCCAGAAGGACTACAGCGTGCAGCGTTACAAGGGCCTGGGCGAGATGCGCGCCGACCAGCTCTGGGAAACCACCATGGACCCCGCGCGCCGCACCCTGCTTGAGGTGAAGCTCGAAGACATCGCCGCCTGCGAGACCATCTTCACCACCCTGATGGGCGAAGACGTCGAAGCCCGCCGCAAATTCATCGAAGAGAACGCCCTCGACGTGAAGAACCTGGACATCTAACCCCTACCGCGGATTTGCGCGGATTCTTTTTTCACACCTAGACACGGAGGCGCGGAGAAATTCCGCGCCTTTTCTCTTGACTGTCATCCTGAGCGGAGCGCGAGCCCGCTTTAGCGGGGAGCGCGCAATCGAAGGACCCCTACCCCGCGCCCTTGGTAAGTCTGCGCCAGGGAATTTTTCCTTGCAAGCTCTCCTCTCCCCTCCGTTCTTCCTCCGTAGCACGGAGGAAAGTCATGCACCGCAAGCTCTTAGGGTTCCTGGTGATTCTCATGGCGACGGCCGCCTTTGCCGCGCCCGGCCAGCAGCAGGTGAGGGAAGGGTCGCTGGCCATCCTGGGCAAGGACGGCCAGGCGCAGGCCCTGTGCCCGCTCAAGCACACCGACGTCCGGGCGGAGATCTCGGGCTTCATCACCCGGGTCACGGTCACGCAGCAGTTCTGGAACCCGTCGAAGGAAAAGATCGAGGCGGTGTACGTCTTCCCGCTGCCGCAGAACGCGGCCGTGGACGACATGACGCTGAAGGTCGGCGACCGCACCGTGCGCGGGCTGATCAAGCGCCGCGAAGAGGCGCTGGCCATCTATCAGGCCGCCCGCCAGGCCGGACACGTGGCCGCGCTGCTCGACCAGGAGCGGCCGAACATCTTCACCCAGTCGGTGGCCAACATCATGCCCGGCGAGAACGTGACGGTGGAGATCAGCTACGTCGAGCTGCTCAAGTACGAGGCCGGCTCCTACGAGTTCGTCTTCCCGATGGTGGTGGGCCCGCGCTACATCCCGGGCACGCCCATCAGCAAAGACGCCAAGCAGGGCGGCGGCTGGGCGCCGGACACCACCCGCGTCCCCGACGCCTCGCGCATCACGCCGCCCGTGACCCCGCCGGGAACCCGCGCCGGGCACGACATTTCCATCGAAGTGAAGCTTGACGCCGGCGTTCCCATCGAGGAATACCGCTCCACCTCGCACATGATCACTTCCGAGCGCACCGGCTCCTCCAACGCCGTCATCCGGCTCAAAGAGCTGGCCGTCATTCCCAACAAAGACTTCATCCTCAAGTACGACGTGGCCGGCGGAAAGATCGAAGACGCGTTGCTCACGCACAAAGGCAAGACTGGCGGCTTCTTCACCTTCATCCTGCAGCCGCCCGACCACATCGCGGAATCCGAGGTCACTCCGCGCGAGATCGTCTTCGTCATCGACACCTCGGGTTCGCAGTCCGGCTTCCCGCTGGAGAAGTCGAAGAAGCTGGCCGAGCTGGCGCTCGCCCACCTGCATCCGCAGGACACCTTCAACATCATCACCTTCGCCGGCAACACGCAGATCCTGTTCGACGAGCCGGTCCCGGCCACGGAGAAGAACCTGGACCGCGCCCGCGCGCTGCTCGCGAACCTGACCGGCGGTGGCGGCACGGAGATGATGAAGGCCATCCGCGCCTCGCTCGACCCCTCCGACTCCCAGAAACACCTGCGCGTGGTGCTGTTCTTCACCGATGGCTACGTGGGCAACGACATGGAGATCATCGGCGAGGTGCAGAAGCATCCCAACGCCCGCGTCTTCTCCCTCGGCATCGGGAATTCGGTGAACCGCTTCCTGCTGGACAAGATGGC
It encodes:
- the gyrB gene encoding DNA gyrase subunit B (negatively supercoils closed circular double-stranded DNA), encoding EYVLNAGQKDYSVQRYKGLGEMRADQLWETTMDPARRTLLEVKLEDIAACETIFTTLMGEDVEARRKFIEENALDVKNLDI
- a CDS encoding VIT domain-containing protein, whose product is MHRKLLGFLVILMATAAFAAPGQQQVREGSLAILGKDGQAQALCPLKHTDVRAEISGFITRVTVTQQFWNPSKEKIEAVYVFPLPQNAAVDDMTLKVGDRTVRGLIKRREEALAIYQAARQAGHVAALLDQERPNIFTQSVANIMPGENVTVEISYVELLKYEAGSYEFVFPMVVGPRYIPGTPISKDAKQGGGWAPDTTRVPDASRITPPVTPPGTRAGHDISIEVKLDAGVPIEEYRSTSHMITSERTGSSNAVIRLKELAVIPNKDFILKYDVAGGKIEDALLTHKGKTGGFFTFILQPPDHIAESEVTPREIVFVIDTSGSQSGFPLEKSKKLAELALAHLHPQDTFNIITFAGNTQILFDEPVPATEKNLDRARALLANLTGGGGTEMMKAIRASLDPSDSQKHLRVVLFFTDGYVGNDMEIIGEVQKHPNARVFSLGIGNSVNRFLLDKMAEAGRGEVEYVTLERDADPVVQRLFERVRTPVLTDISIDWGGLPVVMVQPERIPDLFSAKPVIVTGRYAGPGQGIIRLRGKRAGLPFVREIKVNLPADEPRHDVLATLWARNRIDSIMCKDWAGMQQGAPQKDLKEQIVALGLQFRLMTQFTSFVAVEEMTVTEGGQPRTVQVPVEMPEGVSYQGVFGDKDEETKNRAYAPTSSGVGGGVGKIFNGGVMVRQAAEAPAPPARPMSVEDRKRADMAAKLHPTLMAAVECLQRNVKKPCGPAPGSKLSIQIWLSDKSPATLAQLKALGFELVLDPKTAKLVIGRLPVEKLEALAKLAVVRYVAPQV